From a region of the Eretmochelys imbricata isolate rEreImb1 chromosome 6, rEreImb1.hap1, whole genome shotgun sequence genome:
- the LOC144266567 gene encoding kelch domain-containing protein 3-like — protein sequence MRNLEVKELQVCPSPRWCHAMCLSDSETAILIGGEGANQQPCKDALWKLEIDNDFWFPVDLPPLGSVPPCSSGHTATYDLDTKRIYVFGGMKEGKPYSTIYILDTATWKWLLVAARGKVPTLAYHSATIYRKELFIFGGTFPKMASLESRACSNTLYVFNPEYKIWYQPIVEGEKPLPRLGHSATLLRNKLVIFGGQRTPLYLNDVHILDLGYMEYVPVPCLSGQPSSRW from the exons ATGCGGA ACTTGGAGGTGAAGGAACTGCAAG TCTGTCCGAGCCCACGATGGTGTCACGCCATGTGcctcagtgactcagaaacagccATTTTGATTGGTGGAGAGGGAGCCAATCAACAGCCTTGCAAGGATGCTCTCTGGAAACTAGAGATTG ACAATGATTTCTGGTTCCCCGTGGATCTGCCACCACTGGGTTCTGTGCCGCCCTGCTCAAGTGGTCACACTGCCACCTACGACCTGGACACCAAACGGATCTATGTCTTTGGGGGCATGAAGGAGGGCAAGCCCTACAGCACCATCTACATCCTGGACACAGCCACCTGGAAGTGGCTTCTCGTGGCT GCCAGGGGGAAGGTGCCGACACTGGCCTATCACAGCGCCACCATCTACCGCAAGGAGCTTTTTATCTTTGGAGGGACTTTCCCCAAGATGGCATCCCTGGAGTCCAGGGCCTGCAGCAACACACTCTATGTCTTCAACCCTGAGTACAAGATTTGGTACCAGCCCATTGTGGAGGGAGAGAAGCCCTTACCTCGGCTCGG ccatTCAGCCACTCTGCTGAGGAACAAGCTCGTGATCTTTGGGGGTCAGAGGACCCCTTTGTACCTGAATGATGTGCACATCCTGGATCTGG GTTACATGGAGTATGTGCCGGTCCCATGTCTTTCGGGACAGCCTTCTTCGCGCTGGTAA